Within the Thermostichus vulcanus str. 'Rupite' genome, the region TATCGTCCTTCGGGGCGGTCGAGGATTGGAACACCATCCCCATGACCAAGCAATACTCAGAGAGTTGCGATGGCGCTCTGCGCCGTGCGGAGCACTATCGTCCTTCGGGGCGGTCGAGGATTGGAACACCATCCCCATGACCAAGCAATACTCAGAGAGTTGCGATGGCGCTCTGCGCCGTGCGGAGCACTATCGTCCTTCGGGGCGGTCGAGGATTGGAACTCCCGCCATCCGGGGGAGAAGGAGTTTTTATATCCTCCGGGGCAGACGTTCTACGTCATTAAAGTGGAGCGCATCGCCAAGAAAGCTACAGTTTATTTGGAAGAATATGAGGTTTAACTATGCCACCGGAAACAAACCCCGCAGAAAACCCCACAGAGCCTACAGATTACAGAAAAGAGGTCAGAGCCCGTGACAGAGACAAGCCTCTAACCGCCGAGGACCGCGAGCGGATAAAAGCAAAGACAAACTTCCCTATTGGGGTTTCCCCAGAAGGGATCCCTTACCCAGTGGATTGATGTTGCGATCGTCTTCGAATTTGGCAGCCAAGCGCCTAATCTGAGAGCACTTACGTTTCTGCCGCTCGTTGTGCGCTGAGCGATACAAGCGATTATCGCTTACGGTTCATTCGCTGATCGGTCGCGTTACTTTTCTGCTTCACGCGCCTGCGCTGCACGCGACTGATCGACAGCTTCTTTGGTTGTACAGATGTAGGGACGTTTTGCCGAGTACACCACACGAAAGGTATCGCCTTCGTGCAAACGATCGTACTCTGAAGGAAAGACCGCTTCGTCTTTCCGATGGACTTTCCCGGTGACATCACGATACTCAAAGACCAGTCGATGACGGTTGCCAAAGCTGGATGAACGGCGATACCTGCGCACAACCAGAGCATCCGTTTCAACGCCGTTCGCCAGGATTTCCTGGAAGTGATACATGCGCTGGATGAAACCGAAGATTGTCAACCCGACAATGACGAGAGGAAGGACGAAAAACAGGAGAATGAACAGGAGTTCACCACTTATCATGTGCTCCTCTCGTCAAGATCCGCAGGCTCAGTCACCGGAAACCGGCAAGCATCATTCTGACACACATATGCGGATGGGTTCCCTTCCTACAAGAGTGGTGAGGGCATAGGTGGTGATTCTTCTCCAGAAGATGCCAACACAATCACTCGATGAGAAAGAAGATGGTTTCAAAACGACTGCTGCCAGCGCGCGGGTATCGGCGGCGTCTGAGTTGCCAATCAGCACAACCTAAGGAGGATACAAGTTCGCCATTTTGGAGGCACGGAAACAGTCAGCTAACTGGCCTGTCGCTGCAAAGAGGCGTGAACGAGGGGATCCCTGGCAGCAATAGGGTAGCGAATGGCATGAAAAGTAGAGGGCAAAACCCCAGCAATTTGAGCCAAGACCTCATCATCCAGAGATTTGAGGAGTTCGGGGGCAAAATGGCTCTGCAAGACCTGCCAAAGGTGAGCAGCTCTGCGACAAGCCTTAGGTTCCTGCAGCAGGTGGCCGTGCCAGCTCAATCCTTGCAACCGTTGACGAAGAGCTTGCTTCCAAACCGAAACTTGATTGGGATAGGTAAACCGTACTGGCCCAAGTGGGATCAACTGCACATAATCACGAGCATCGATGGGGCCACCCACCAGGGATCCAGGCAATACCAACTCCGCCATAAACCGACGACGAATGATCAAACCTACGGGTCTGCCATCTTCACTTTCCAAGCGCATCCACTGCCCACTGGTTAGAATGGGAACAATCGGAGCTTTGTTGACAAGGGTGTTCATACCCATCCCCCGAAACCGAGAAACGGCCTTTTTCTCTCCCCTCATGCCCGCTGAAGAGCAGGGAATCTAGCCCCTATATTTATTAGTATAAAACTTGGCTTAGAGCCTAAAGTTTCCTTAATGAGATGAAATGAACGTGCCCCTGAGCGAAGAAAAAGCGTAAACACTGATACAGCCTTATTTTCAGCTGCGGTACCATGTGAAAGAACAGTGGTGGGGGATCCGACCCGTGCAAAGCGCCGACTCACAGGGCACTATCCTACTGGTGGATGACACCCTGGAAAACTTGGATGTATTGGATGAGTTGCTCTCTGAGCAGGGGTATGAGGTGCGTCGAGCCATCAATGGTTCTATGGCGTTGCGGGCGGTGGAAGCCGATC harbors:
- a CDS encoding DUF3592 domain-containing protein, producing MISGELLFILLFFVLPLVIVGLTIFGFIQRMYHFQEILANGVETDALVVRRYRRSSSFGNRHRLVFEYRDVTGKVHRKDEAVFPSEYDRLHEGDTFRVVYSAKRPYICTTKEAVDQSRAAQAREAEK